The sequence CGGATAACCCACCGTGTCCGTACGTGAATTGGTGGTCCTCGGCACCGCCAGCCAGGTCCCGACCCGGCACCGCAACCACAACGGCTACCTGCTGCGCTGGGACGGCGAGGGCATCCTGTTCGACCCCGGCGAGGGCACCCAGCGCCAGATGGTGCGCGCCGGGGTCGCCGCCCACGACCTGAACCGGATCTGCGTCACCCACTTCCACGGCGACCACTGCCTCGGCCTCGCCGGAGTGATCCAGCGGATCAACCTCGACCAGGTGCCGCACGAGGTGACCGCGCACTACCCGCGCTCCGGGCAGCGCTTCTTCGACCGCCTGCGGTACGCGACGGCCTACCGGGAGACGGTCGGCATCACCGAGGCACCGGTCGCCGCCGACGGCATCCTCGCGGTGACCGCGTCGTACACCCTCGAGACCCGCAGGCTGTCCCACCCCGTGGACTCCTACGGCTACCGGCTGATCGAGCCCGACGGCCGCCGGATGCTGCCCGACCGGCTCGCCGCGCACGGGATCGAGGGGCCGGACGTCGGCCGGCTCCAGCGCGAGGGGCGGCTCGGGGGCGTGTCGCTGGAGGACGTCAGCGAAGTGCGGCGCGGGCAGCGGTTCGCGTTCGTCATGGACACCCGGCTCTGCGACGGCGTGCACGCGCTCGCGCAGGGCTGCGACCTGCTGGTGATCGAGTCCACCTTCCTGGACGAGGACGCCGAACTGGCCGCGGAGCACGGGCACCTGACCGCCGGGCAGGCCGCCGCCGTCGCCCGGGAGGCCGGTGTGCGGCACCTCGTCCTCACCCACTTCAGCCAGCGCTACGCCGATCCGGAGGAGTTCGGGCGGCAGGCGCGGGCGGCCGGGTTCGAGGGTGAGCTGACCGTGGCGTACGACCTGCTGCGAGTGGCGGTTCCGAAACGGCGGTAAAACGCCCGTACGATATTTCGATGCCCCTCCCGAAAGCAGAACTGCACCTCCACATCGAAGGCACCCTGGAGCCGGAGCTGGCGTTCGAGCTGGCCGCCCGCAACGGCGTGACCCTGCCGTACGCGGACACGGAAGAGCTGCGCAAGGCGTACGACTTCGAGGATCTCCAGTCCTTCCTGAACCTGTACTACGAGCTGATGGCCGTCCTGCGTACCGAGCAGGACTTCGCGGACCTGGCGAACGCCTACCTCGCCCGGGCCGCCGCCCAGGGCGTCCGGCACGCGGAGATCTTCTTCGACCCGCAGGCGCATCTCGCCCGGGGCGTGGTCATGGGCACGGTCGTGGAGGGCCTGTGGCGGGCGCTGGGCAGCAGCGAGCGCAACCACGGCATCTCCACCAAGCTGATCCTGTGCTTCCTGCGCGACGAGTCCGCCGAGTCGGCACTCGAGACCCTCGATGCCGCCCGGCCGTACCTGGACCGGATCACCGGCATCGGCCTGGACTCCGCCGAGGTCGGGCATCCGCCGGTGAAGTTCCGCGAGGTGTACGAGGCCGCGGCCGGGCTCGGGCTGCGGCGCGTGGCGCACGCCGGTGAGGAGGGGCCGCCGGAGTACATCAGCGAGGCCCTGGACGTGCTCGGCGTGGAGCGCGTCGACCACGGGCTGCGCTGCATGGAGGACCCGGCGCTGGTCGAGCGGCTGGTCCGGGAGCGGATCCCGCTGACCCTGTGCCCGCTGTCCAACGTCCGCCTGCGCGCCGTCGACACCCTGGCCGGCCACCCGCTGCCCGCCATGCTGGACGCGGGCCTGCTGTGCACGGTCAACTCCGACGACCCGGCGTACTTCGGCGGGTACGCGGGCGACAACTTCGCGGCCGTGCACCGGACCCTCGGCCTGAGCGAGGACCGGCTGCGCGAGCTGGCCCGCAACTCGTTCCTCGCCTCCTTCCTGGAGGACGACGAGGAGCGCCGGGCCCGCTACCTCGCCGAGGTGGAGGCGTACGAGTTCGGCGACGCCGTGTCGTAAGCGGGATACCCGGCCGGCAGCGGTCGCCGAACGGCAGCGGTCGCCGAACGGCCGGGCGGCCTCCGGCCGGAAAACCGGCCGCCGTTGACGCCTGTGTCCCTGTGTCTCTAGCTTGTTCTCATACATGGACGGCATTCATAAAGGGAGATGGTCAGGTGGGCGGCGATCCAAGTCCCGAGGGTGTGGCGCGGCGGCTTCGCGAGGGCATGGCGCGGGGTGTGCTGTCCTTCCCGCTCACCGCCTTCCACGACGACGGCTCCCTCGACCCCGACGGCCTGCGCGCCCATGTCGCCGGCCGGCTCGCCGCGGCCCCCGGCGCCGTCTTCCCGGCCTGCGGCACCGGGGAGTTCTTCTCGCTGGACGAGGACGAGTACCGCACGGTCGTCGCCGTCACCGTCGAGGAGGCGGCCGGGAGCGTGCCCGTCGTGGCCGGGACCGGGTACGGGTGGGCGCAGGCCGCCCGGTTCGCGCGGATCGCCGAGGAGGCCGGCGCCGACGCCCTGCTCGTGCTGCCCCACTACCTGGTCGAGGCCCCGCAGGACGGCCTCGCCGCCCAGCTGGAGCGGCTCGCCGCCCGCACCCGGCTGCCGATCGTGGCCTACCAGCGCGGTCAAGTCGCCTACGACACGGGCACGTTGCGACGCATCGCGCGCATCCCGAACGTCATCGGCGTCAAGGACGGGCACAGCGACCTCGACCGGCTCCAGCGCCTCACCCTCGCCGCCCCTGACGGCTTCCTCTTCTTCAACGGCGCCGCCACCGCCGAGATCCAGGCGCGTGCGTACGCCACCGTCGGCGTCCCCGCCTACTCCTCCGCCGTGCACGCCTTCGCCCCCGAGATCGCCGGAGCCTTCTTCACCGCGCTCCACGGCGGGGACCGGGGCACGGTCGACAGACTGCTGCGGGAGTTCTACGTTCCCTTCGTCGAACTGCGCGACCGCGCGCCCGGGTACGCCGTGTCCCTGGTGAAGGCGGCGGCCCGGCTCCGGGGCGAGCGCGTCGGGCCCGTGCGCGCCCCGCTCACCGACCCCGCGCCCGCCGACCTCGCCGCCCTCAAGGCCCTCCTCACCGCCGGACTCGACCTCGTAGGAGCCTCACTGTGACCCGTGATCTGACCATCGCCGAGGTGCGGCTGACCCCGGTCCTGGTGGCCGACCCGCCGCTGCTCAACGTCCAGGGCGTGCACCAGCCGTACACCCCCCGGCTGATCGTGGAGATCGTCACGGCGGACGGGGTCACCGGGCTCGGCGAGACCTACGGCGACACCAAGTACCTGGAACCGGCCCGCCGGCTGGCCGAGCGGCTCACCGGACGCTCGGTCATAGATGTGAACGCTCTGTTCGGGCTCGACCTCGGCGTGGACGCGACGGGGCTCGACGGGCAGGTCGACGCCGGCGGTCTGCGCGGGACGCAGAGCGCGGACAAGCTCCGGCTGTCCGTGCTCTCCGCCTTCGAGGTGGCCTGCCTCGACGCCCAGGGCAAGGCGCTCGGGCTGCCCGTGCACGCACTGCTCGGCGGCAAGGTGCGCGACGCGGTCGAGTACAGCGCCTACCTGTTCTACCGGTGGGCCGCGCACCCGGCGGGCGTCGCGGCCGAGCCCGACGACTGGGGCGCCGCCCTCGACCCGGCCGGAGTGGTCGCCCAGGCACGGACGTTCAAGGAGCGCTACGGCTTCACTTCCTTCAAGCTCAAGGGCGGCGTCTTCCCGCCGGACGAGGAGATCGCGGCCGTACGCGCCCTCGCCGAGGCCTTCCCCGGGCACCCGCTGCGCCTCGACCCCAACGGCGCCTGGTCGGTGGCGACCTCGCTGAGGGTGGCGAAGGAACTCGAGGACGTCCTCGAGTACCTGGAGGACCCGACGCCGGGCACGCCCGCCATGGCCGAGGTGTCCGCCGGCACCGGGGTGCCCCTGGCCACCAACATGTGCGTGACCACCTTCGGCGAGATCCGGGAGGCGTTCGCCAAGGACGCCGTCCAGGTGGTCCTCTCCGACCACCACTACTGGGGCGGACTGCGCAACACCCGCCATCTCGCGGCGATCTGCGCCACGTTCGGGGTCGGGGTGTCCATGCACTCCAACACCCATCTCGGCATCAGCCTCGCCGCCATGACCCAGGTCGCGGCCACGGTCCCGAACCTGCACCACGCCTGCGACTCCCACTACCCCTGGCAGTCCGAGGACGTCCTGACCGAGCGGCCCGTCTTCACCGGCGGCCGGGTCGCGGTGTCCGACGCGCCCGGACTCGGCGTCGCACTCGACCGGGACGCGCTGGCCCGGCTGCACCGCAGGTGGGCCGAGGACGACGGCGCGCTGCGCGACCGGGACGACGCGGCGGCGATGCGGGCGGGCGACCCGCGCTGGCGGACGCCGGTGCTGCCGCGCTGGTAAGCCCCCTCGTACGGGGCGCTGCCTGGTGCACACTGGCCAGACCCGCACCACGTCAGGGAGCGCACCGTGACCGCCTCGCACGCCTTCACCGGAGAGGAACCGGAACACCTCACCCAGGCAGCGCGCTGCCGGGCCCAGGTCGACCCGCTCGCCGCGCTGCGCGAACCCGGCGACCCGCCCTGGGACGTCTACCTGACGGGCACGGTCTTCCTCGACATCATCTTCACCGGCCTGGACTCGGCGCCCGTGCGCGGCACCGAGTCCTGGGCCCGGGGGATGGGCTCCAGCCCCGGCGGAGTCGCCAACATGGCCACCGCGCTGGCCCGGCTCGGCCTGCGGACCTCCCTCGCGGCGGCCTTCGGCGACGACCACTACGGCGAGTACTGCTGGGACACGCTCGCCCAGGGCGAGGGCATCGATCTGACGCCGTCGCGGACCGTGCCCGGCTGGCACTCTCCGGTGACGGTGTCGATGGCGTACGAGGGCGAGCGGACGATGGTCTCGCACGGGCACGAGCCGCCCCCGCAGGAGCCGTCCCACCCCTCGCCCGCCACCGCCCTCAAACGACGCCCTTCGGGCGTGGACCCCCTTCCGTGCCCGCCCCGCGCGCGTGCCGCCGTCGCCTCCCTCACGCCGGGCACGCGCGCGCCCTGGATCGCGCAGGCCGCCCACGACGGCACCCGGATCTTCGCCGACGTCGGCTGGGACGACACCGGGGCGTGGGACATCGCCGGGCTCGCCGACCTGGAGCACTGCGAGGCCTTCCTGCCGAACGCGGAGGAGGCGAAGCGGTACACCGGCGCCGAGTGCCCGCGGGTCGCCGCGCATGCCCTGACCGAGTACGTGCCGGTGGCCGTGGTGACCCTCGGGCCGCAAGGGGCGTACGCGGTGGACCGGCGGACGGGGGAGGCCGCCGAGGTGCCCGCGATCGCCGTGGAGGCGCTGGACCCGACCGGGGCCGGTGACGTGTTCGTCGCCGGGTTCGTGACCGGCTCCCTGGCCGGGTGGCCGCTGGCGGACCGGCTGGCGTTCGCCGGGCTCACGGCCGCCTTGTCGGTGCAGGAGTTCGGGGGGTCGCTGTCGGCGCCGGGGTGGTCGGAGATCGGGGCGTGGTGGCGGCGGGTGCAGTCCCTGCCCGGGCAGGACCCGGCGGCGCTGCAGAGGTATGCGTTCCTCGAGGGTCTGGTGCCCAAGGAGCTGGACCGGGCCTGGCCGCTGCGGCGGGCGGTCCCGACCATCGGGTTCCGGCGCTCGGGGTGACCGCGGTGGGCGGGTTTCCCGCGAGGCCGTGGAGGCCTGTGAAAAGCCCTACGGCCATGTCGCCCCATCGTCGTACCCTGGAGTCGCGAGGCCGCCCTCAGCCAGGCGGCCGTGACGAGGAGGAAGCGCAGGCCTTCAGCGCCGGCCCATGACACAGACATCCACAGCTCACACCCCTTCGCAGGAGCAGGCGAGAGCGCAGTTCACCGTCCCCGCCCAGCACCCCATGGTGACCGTGCTGGGTTCCGGCGACTCCCTCCTGCGTGTGATCGAGAGGGCCTTCCCGGCGGCCGACATCCACGTCCGGGGCAATGAGATCAGCGCGGCCGGCGACCCCGCGGACGTCGCCCTCATTTCGCGCGTGTTCGACGAGATGATGCTGGTGCTCCGCACCGGGCAGCCGATGACGGAGGACGCAGTGGAACGCTCGATCGCCATGCTCAAGGCGAGCGAGAACGGGACGAGCGACGGCCCGGAGACCCCGGCCCAGGTGCTGACGCAGAACATCCTGTCCTCGCGGGGCCGGACCATCCGGCCCAAGACCCTCAACCAGAAGCGGTACGTCGACGCGATCGACAAGCACACCATCGTGTTCGGCATAGGACCCGCCGGTACCGGCAAGACCTACCTGGCCATGGCCAAGGCCGTCCAGGCCCTGCAGTCCAAGCAGGTCAACCGGATCATCCTCACCCGCCCGGCGGTCGAGGCCGGCGAGCGGCTGGGCTTCCTGCCCGGCACGCTCTACGAGAAGATCGACCCCTACCTGCGCCCGCTGTACGACGCGCTGCACGACATGCTCGACCCGGACTCCATCCCCAGGCTGATGGCCGCCGGGACGATCGAGGTCGCGCCGCTCGCCTACATGCGCGGACGCACGCTCAACGACGCCTTCATCATCCTGGACGAGGCCCAGAACACGAGCCCCGAGCAGATGAAGATGTTCCTCACCCGCCTCGGCTTCGACTCGAAGATCGTGATCACCGGTGACGTCACGCAGGTCGACCTGCCGAACGGCACCAAGTCCGGTCTGCGGCAGGTGCAGGACATCCTGGAGGGCGTCGAGGACGTCCACTTCTCCCGGCTGTCGTCCCACGATGTCGTACGGCACAAGCTGGTGGGCCGTATCGTCGACGCGTACGAGTTGTACGACAGCAAGTACGGCACCGAGAACGGCACCCACAAGGGCGGCCACGGCAAGTCCGGTGCCAAGGGCTCCAAGGGGAAGTAGACCAGCACGACCATGTCGATCGACGTCAACAACGAGTCCGGTACCGAGGTCGACGAGCAGGCGATCCTCGACATCGCCCGCTACGCGCTCGCGCGGATGCGCATCCACCCGCTGTCCGAACTCTCGGTGATCGTCGTGGACGCCGACGCCATGGAGCAGCTGCACATCCAGTGGATGGACCTGCCCGGGCCGACCGATGTCATGTCGTTCCCGATGGACGAGCTGCGGCCGCCGTCCAAGGACGACGACGAGCCGCCGCAGGGGCTGCTCGGCGACATCGTGCTCTGCCCGGAGGTCGCCGCCAAGCAGGGGGCGGACGCCCCGACGCAGCACTCCATGGACGAGGAGCTGCAGCTGCTCACCGTCCATGGCGTGCTGCACCTGCTCGGGTACGACCACGAGGAGCCCGACGAGAAGGCCGAGATGTTCGGCCTCCAGGCCGCCATCGTGGACGGCTGGCGGGGCGAGCGCGGCCTGACCGGTCCGTCGCCGGCGCCGACCGTCTCGTAAGCGGGCCGGTCCCGCCATGTCCCCGCAGATCGTGACCGGCGCGATCGCGCTGGTCGTCGTCGCCTGGCTCGCCGCCTGCGCGGAGGCGGGCCTCGCGCGCGTCTCCAGCTTCCGCGCCGATGAGGCCGTCAAGTCCGGCCGGCGCGGCAGTGCCAAGCTC comes from Streptomyces sp. FXJ1.172 and encodes:
- a CDS encoding ribonuclease Z, producing the protein MSVRELVVLGTASQVPTRHRNHNGYLLRWDGEGILFDPGEGTQRQMVRAGVAAHDLNRICVTHFHGDHCLGLAGVIQRINLDQVPHEVTAHYPRSGQRFFDRLRYATAYRETVGITEAPVAADGILAVTASYTLETRRLSHPVDSYGYRLIEPDGRRMLPDRLAAHGIEGPDVGRLQREGRLGGVSLEDVSEVRRGQRFAFVMDTRLCDGVHALAQGCDLLVIESTFLDEDAELAAEHGHLTAGQAAAVAREAGVRHLVLTHFSQRYADPEEFGRQARAAGFEGELTVAYDLLRVAVPKRR
- a CDS encoding adenosine deaminase produces the protein MPLPKAELHLHIEGTLEPELAFELAARNGVTLPYADTEELRKAYDFEDLQSFLNLYYELMAVLRTEQDFADLANAYLARAAAQGVRHAEIFFDPQAHLARGVVMGTVVEGLWRALGSSERNHGISTKLILCFLRDESAESALETLDAARPYLDRITGIGLDSAEVGHPPVKFREVYEAAAGLGLRRVAHAGEEGPPEYISEALDVLGVERVDHGLRCMEDPALVERLVRERIPLTLCPLSNVRLRAVDTLAGHPLPAMLDAGLLCTVNSDDPAYFGGYAGDNFAAVHRTLGLSEDRLRELARNSFLASFLEDDEERRARYLAEVEAYEFGDAVS
- a CDS encoding 5-dehydro-4-deoxyglucarate dehydratase — translated: MARGVLSFPLTAFHDDGSLDPDGLRAHVAGRLAAAPGAVFPACGTGEFFSLDEDEYRTVVAVTVEEAAGSVPVVAGTGYGWAQAARFARIAEEAGADALLVLPHYLVEAPQDGLAAQLERLAARTRLPIVAYQRGQVAYDTGTLRRIARIPNVIGVKDGHSDLDRLQRLTLAAPDGFLFFNGAATAEIQARAYATVGVPAYSSAVHAFAPEIAGAFFTALHGGDRGTVDRLLREFYVPFVELRDRAPGYAVSLVKAAARLRGERVGPVRAPLTDPAPADLAALKALLTAGLDLVGASL
- a CDS encoding glucarate dehydratase family protein, translated to MTRDLTIAEVRLTPVLVADPPLLNVQGVHQPYTPRLIVEIVTADGVTGLGETYGDTKYLEPARRLAERLTGRSVIDVNALFGLDLGVDATGLDGQVDAGGLRGTQSADKLRLSVLSAFEVACLDAQGKALGLPVHALLGGKVRDAVEYSAYLFYRWAAHPAGVAAEPDDWGAALDPAGVVAQARTFKERYGFTSFKLKGGVFPPDEEIAAVRALAEAFPGHPLRLDPNGAWSVATSLRVAKELEDVLEYLEDPTPGTPAMAEVSAGTGVPLATNMCVTTFGEIREAFAKDAVQVVLSDHHYWGGLRNTRHLAAICATFGVGVSMHSNTHLGISLAAMTQVAATVPNLHHACDSHYPWQSEDVLTERPVFTGGRVAVSDAPGLGVALDRDALARLHRRWAEDDGALRDRDDAAAMRAGDPRWRTPVLPRW
- a CDS encoding carbohydrate kinase family protein; this translates as MTASHAFTGEEPEHLTQAARCRAQVDPLAALREPGDPPWDVYLTGTVFLDIIFTGLDSAPVRGTESWARGMGSSPGGVANMATALARLGLRTSLAAAFGDDHYGEYCWDTLAQGEGIDLTPSRTVPGWHSPVTVSMAYEGERTMVSHGHEPPPQEPSHPSPATALKRRPSGVDPLPCPPRARAAVASLTPGTRAPWIAQAAHDGTRIFADVGWDDTGAWDIAGLADLEHCEAFLPNAEEAKRYTGAECPRVAAHALTEYVPVAVVTLGPQGAYAVDRRTGEAAEVPAIAVEALDPTGAGDVFVAGFVTGSLAGWPLADRLAFAGLTAALSVQEFGGSLSAPGWSEIGAWWRRVQSLPGQDPAALQRYAFLEGLVPKELDRAWPLRRAVPTIGFRRSG
- a CDS encoding PhoH family protein, encoding MTQTSTAHTPSQEQARAQFTVPAQHPMVTVLGSGDSLLRVIERAFPAADIHVRGNEISAAGDPADVALISRVFDEMMLVLRTGQPMTEDAVERSIAMLKASENGTSDGPETPAQVLTQNILSSRGRTIRPKTLNQKRYVDAIDKHTIVFGIGPAGTGKTYLAMAKAVQALQSKQVNRIILTRPAVEAGERLGFLPGTLYEKIDPYLRPLYDALHDMLDPDSIPRLMAAGTIEVAPLAYMRGRTLNDAFIILDEAQNTSPEQMKMFLTRLGFDSKIVITGDVTQVDLPNGTKSGLRQVQDILEGVEDVHFSRLSSHDVVRHKLVGRIVDAYELYDSKYGTENGTHKGGHGKSGAKGSKGK
- the ybeY gene encoding rRNA maturation RNase YbeY, with product MSIDVNNESGTEVDEQAILDIARYALARMRIHPLSELSVIVVDADAMEQLHIQWMDLPGPTDVMSFPMDELRPPSKDDDEPPQGLLGDIVLCPEVAAKQGADAPTQHSMDEELQLLTVHGVLHLLGYDHEEPDEKAEMFGLQAAIVDGWRGERGLTGPSPAPTVS